A genomic region of Plasmodium falciparum 3D7 genome assembly, chromosome: 11 contains the following coding sequences:
- a CDS encoding DNA-directed RNA polymerase I subunit RPA2, putative, with amino-acid sequence MAEEVNRNIKRTSELINNNKVDKSFLKNINLQITDGEIKLHLKIIEALYPNMKLKVDKLINGSYNIFTKFLVQSHIDDFNSFINVYIKNIAENIPIMEFSPQQNNYSLLNMNKNNSESVKFFVSDIQIKNPMIKNDKGEYRADYPYLCKLSARTYEGELLIKINRQYKDEIASTTICAGHIPIMIMSNLCNLSNLNKKELAQKGEDQSLLGGFFVVSGRLKVIRYVIHPKYNTLLLNADNKIHINCLLNDNTVVINFLTLTRNNSYVYGFRFQNAVCSLPFHLLLMILSPIKKKSYIFNKIKLGVENENAIKYIELFINSIFLKDTFNEKELFEKYNLSYLGRIAYLRRGIFKYNLNCYEKKAKDILKYCILPHIKNNSEKFETMCFMFKKLIYSNFKLITPINKDSLENHAVTTCSNLLANLLKDQVMNSLCRLYIRYTRSFFKYFETKYNTFKLSVKQIYLRYKMFVLEEMQEDRLNQISLSKSSEDINDSSYQDNNDYKNESKKKLKSIFINEKEKLFRSVDNYFKELYNDNYMFLENCKSFSNTSSAILFFFKTGNISSENLHYQQKSGWVIAADEINNLRLITNFRAIHRGTFFQDVKVLTPRKLLGESWGFICPVHTPDGTPCGLLNHLAQYCHIHNLSSNEAHKLNIKLYLKKIGINVNLDDTSGIHTIYDDENIPIIVDSIPITYIGEKDFNRTVYKLKYAKNNNLFNLKSYFEINAYLNEPLIMNSIIINTFPGRLIRPLLNLKTKDIEFISPSYQPYISVAINNEDVKKNNLARKLLKKKEQVVNSMKIDRTPGSIKQKFLYHQNRENLLWKLKKESKDGSYKYEKHKIDRKLLKILDQKKNNDSDTNTDNYVSSSEYDTDSDYDYGYDSNSDGDSKSNSNFDSKSDNISGSDNNMSTTTYIDSDENINIDMYEQIPQKFEYMELKETSFLSFLASLTPFSDHNQSPRNIYQCQMLKQTMGIQSLNNVYTFTNKIYRMITPQFPLVVTRDYEFYGVDNFPSGTNAVVAILAYTGYDMEDALIINKASADRGIFRTHIYKTEFIDLQKVGESSNFVFGNNIRYLNNNKNNNKNLAYENKGKFLNKDGLPCVQQKITEGSPLYSYINKGNELTTYESFRNHGEYFVDFVSIGKNNSNQVAVVKLRSTRQPQVGDKFASRHGQKGVVSRLFPQEDMPFAESGIVPDIIFNPHGIPSRMTIGMLIESICGKAASLYGKRIDATPFRKYTQQKSFNNPWIDNCGIKGFLEKNDTIKSDLDTCQKEKDKNKNINNNNNNKIKENKYNNSNDSNASIDSDDNTNNCNDKRDEEEKKANITYDEKIDYFAKLLLNKGYDYYGTELLYSGIYGVPLQAHIFIGVIYYQRLRHMAYDKAQVRRTGPVCNLTHQPLKGKRKHGGIRVGEMERDGIISHGCSFVINERFLMSSDGHECFVCPKCGLILSPIMQFNTTGKIMKGRSIGGKSKMAVCKSCDVSCKIIFIPYVIRYLLNELICLNVTIRLNMKSVENVFDMK; translated from the exons atggcAGAGGAGGtaaatagaaatattaaaaggacGTCTGAAttgattaataataataaagtagATAAaagttttttaaaaaatatcaacCTACAAATTACGGATGGAGAAATAAAGttacatttaaaaattattgaaGCCTTATATCCTAATATGAAATTAAAAGTcgataaattaataaatggaagttataatatttttaccaAATTCTTAGTACAATCACATATAGATGATTTTAACTCCtttataaatgtttatataaaaaatattgctGAAAATATACCAATAATGGAATTTTCACCTCAgcaaaataattattctcttttaaatatgaataaaaacaATTCTGAATCTGTAAAATTTTTCGTGAGtgatatacaaataaaaaatccaatgataaaaaatgataaaggaGAGTATAGAGCAGATTATCCTTATTTATGTAAACTATCTGCAAGAACATATGAAGgagaattattaataaaaataaatagacAATATAAAGATGAAATAGCTAGTACAACCATATGTGCTGGGCATATTCCAATTATGATTATGTCCAATTTATGTAATTTAagtaatttaaataaaaaagaattagcTCAAAAAGGAGAAGATCAAAGCTTATTAGGTGGTTTTTTTGTAGTATCTGGAAGATTAAAAGTAATAAGATATGTAATTCATCcgaaatataatacattattaCTAAATGCTGATAATaagatacatataaattgcttattaaatgataatactgttgtaattaattttttaacattAACTAGAAATAATTCATATGTTTATGGATTCAGATTTCAAAATGCAGTATGTTCTCttccttttcatttattattaatgattCTAAGTCCAATCAAAAAGAaaagttatatttttaataaaattaaactaggagtagaaaatgaaaatgccattaaatatatagaactttttattaattctatATTTCTAAAAGATACCTTCAATGAAAAAGAactttttgaaaaatataatttaagttACTTAGGTAGGATTGCCTATTTAAGAAGaggtatttttaaatataatttaaattgctatgaaaaaaaagcaaaagatattttaaaatattgtatattaccgcatataaaaaataattctgaAAAATTTGAAACCATGTGttttatgtttaaaaaattaatctaTAGTAATTTCAAATTAATTACTCCTATAAATAAGGATTCTTTAGAAAATCATGCTGTAACTACATGTAGTAATTTATTAGCAAATTTGTTGAAAGATCAAGTAATGAATTCTTTATGTCGTTTGTACATTAGATATACAAGatccttttttaaatattttgaaaCTAAATATAACACATTCAAATTAAGTGTTAAGCAAATATATTTGAGATACAAAATGTTTGTGTTAGAGGAAATGCAAGAAGACCGCTTAAACCAAATATCTTTGAGTAAATCATCTGAAGATATCAATGATTCTAGTTATCAAG ATAATAACGATTATAAGAACGAATCAAAGAAAAAACTCAAATCCATTTtcataaatgaaaaagaaaaattatttaggAGTGTCGATAATTATTtcaaagaattatataatgataattatatgtttttagaAAATTGTAAAAGTTTTTCAAATACTTCATCagctattttatttttctttaaaacaGGAAATATCTCCTCAGAAAATTTACATTATCAACAAAAAAGTGGTTGGGTAATAGCAGCAgatgaaattaataatttaagatTAATAACCAATTTTAGAGCTATACACAGAGGAACCTTTTTTCAAGATGTTAAAGTATTAACTCCCAGAAAATTATTAGGAGAATCATGGGGTTTCATATGCCCTGTACATACTCCTGACGGTACCCCTTGTGGTTTATTAAATCATTTGGCTCAATATTGTcatattcataatttatCTAGTAATGAAGCACATAAACTCAATATAAAATTGtatcttaaaaaaataggtataaatgtaaatttaGATGATACTAGTGGTATACATACAatatatgatgatgaaaacaTTCCAATTATTGTTGATTCAATACCCATTACATATATAGGTGAAAAAGATTTTAATAGAACAGTGTATAAATTGAAATATGCAAAAAACAATAATTTGTTTAATTTAAAATCATATTTTGAAATAAATGCTTATTTAAATGAACCGTTAATTATGAAcagtataataattaatacatTTCCAGGAAGACTTATACGACCTTTATTGAATTTGAAAACGAAAGATATTGAATTTATTTCACCATCCTATCAACCATATATATCTGTAGCTATAAACAACGaagatgtaaaaaaaaataatttagcTAGaaaacttttaaaaaaaaaagaacaagtTGTTAATTCGATGAAAATAGATAGAACCCCTGGAAGTATAAAGCAgaaatttttatatcatcaaaaTAGGGAAAACTTATTAtggaaattaaaaaaggaatCAAAAGATGgctcatataaatatgaaaaacataaaattgatagaaaattattaaaaattttagatcagaaaaaaaataacgatTCAGATACAAATACAGATAATTATGTTAGTAGTTCTGAATATGATACAGATTCGGATTATGATTATGGTTATGATTCTAATTCTGATGGTGATTCAAAATCTAACTCTAATTTTGATTCAAAATCTGATAATATATCAGgaagtgataataatatgtcaACAACTACATATATTGATagtgatgaaaatattaatattgatATGTATGAACAAATACCACAAAAATTTGAATATATGGAACTAAAAGAGACATCGTTTTTATCCTTTCTTGCTTCTTTGACTCCTTTTTCAGATCATAATCAAAGTCCGCGTAATATTTATCAGTGCCAAATGTTGAAACAAACTATGGGAATACAAAGtttaaataatgtatatacattcacaaataaaatatatcgaATGATAACTCCTCAGTTTCCATTAGTTGTAACAAGAGATTATGAATTTTATGGAGTAGATAATTTTCCTAGTGGTACGAATGCCGTAGTGGCTATATTAGCTTATACAGGATACGATATGGAAGAtgcattaataataaataaagctAGTGCAGATAGAGGTATATTTcgaacacatatatataaaactgaATTTATTGATTTACAAAAAGTTGGAGAATCTAGTAATTTTGTGTTtggaaataatataagatatttaaataataataaaaataataataagaatttgGCTTACgaaaataaaggaaaatttttaaataaagatgGTTTACCTTGTGTACAACAAAAAATAACAGAGGGTAGTccattatattcatatattaataaaggtAATGAATTAACTACTTATGAATCTTTTAGGAACCATGGAGAATATTTCGTAGACTTTGTAAGTataggaaaaaataattcaaatcAAGTAGCAGTTGTTAAATTAAGATCAACAAGACAACCACAAGTTGGTGATAAATTTGCATCTAGACATGGACAAAAGGGGGTTGTTTCTCGATTATTTCCTCAAGAAGATATGCCATTTGCTGAAAGTGGAATCGTTCctgatattattttcaatcCTCATGGTATTCCATCTCGTATGACTATAGGTATGCTTATCGAGAGTATTTGTGGAAAGGCTGCATCTTTATATGGAAAAAGAATAGATGCTACTCCATTTAGAAAATATACGCAACAAAAAAGTTTTAACAATCCATGGATTGACAATTGTGGTATCAAAGGTTTCttggaaaaaaatgatacaaTAAAATCTGACTTGGATACATGTCAGAaggaaaaagataaaaataaaaatattaataataataataataataaaataaaagaaaataaatataataactcAAATGATAGTAATGCATCTATTgatagtgatgataatacTAACAATTGTAATGATAAAcgtgatgaagaagaaaaaaaagctAATATAActtatgatgaaaaaattgATTATTTCGCTAAATTGTTATTAAACAAAggatatgattattatggcACTGAATTGTTATATAGTGGTATATATGGGGTTCCATTACAggcacatatatttattggtGTAATTTATTATCAAAGGTTAAGGCACATGGCTTATGATAAAGCTCAAGTCAGAAGAACAGGACCAGTGTGTAACTTAACTCACCAACCCTtgaaaggaaaaagaaaacatgGTGGTATAAGAGTTGGAGAAATGGAAAGAGACGGTATAATATCACATGGTTGTAGTTTTGTAATCAATGAAAGATTTTTAATGAGTTCTGATGGACATGAATGTTTTGTTTGTCCTAAATGTGGACTTATTTTATCACCAATTATGCAATTTAATACAACtggaaaaataatgaaaggAAGATCTATTGGTGGAAAAAGTAAAATGGCTGTATGCAAATCTTGTGATGTTTCttgtaaaattatttttattccgTATGTTATAcgatatttattaaatgaactCATTTGTTTAAATGTTACCATAAGGTTGAATATGAAATCAGTGGAAAATGTTTTTGACATGAAGTAA
- a CDS encoding coatomer subunit delta, with translation MTVLSAVISTKSKILVSRQFRNISKCDLDSLTIPFHNLIERERSDHTYIETDKVRYVYQPLDNIYIFLITNINSNIIEDLEIIKVLSQIIQDICQGNINESTILKKCFTIIFYIDELIKNGVREIVNSNQIKTYIEMESHEEKLQTIIRENKEKEEKERRKFIASKLEKNRQKQSKVSSNSFLSNDLINNLEYTNNIDMYKTEEQDIIDESFNTYKGMQLTSNKKENIRILNVVEHKVDTKPHINVNSIFDKPINIIITENIICTLSSEGTLCDLDIQGTFNLQINNHNYSKVIVELDNEYSEKAKIHPILDKNKYNSNILELKDKSKNFRINTIYPLLKWKINHINDSYIPLNISCWPCEDNESTLLSLEIENKRNNNDELIYDLNVNLMCPSAHKPQIISNDKGIIEHDGVLLAWKVDELKNNQSCQIEMSIQANPESVFPFSVEAKSNMLAHKLNVLKVYDEDTKKDIEYEIKKNITYLFTINK, from the exons atgacagTTTTAAGCGCAGTAATAAGTACTAAAAGTAAAATATTGGTTTCACGTCAATTTCGTAATATTAGTAAATGTGATTTAGATTCATTAACTATTCCATTTCATAATTTAATTGAAAGAGAACGAAGTgatcatacatatatagaAACAGATAAGGTGAGGTATGTTTACCAACCTTTagataacatatatatatttttaattactAATATTAATTCAAATATTATTGAAGATTTAGAAATAATTAAAGTATTAAGTCAGATAATTCAAGATATATGTCAAGGgaatataaatgaaagtactatattaaaaaaatgttttaccataatattttatattgatgaattaataaaaaatggagTAAGAGAAATAGTTAATAGTAATCAAATAAAGACATATATTGAAATGGAATCTCATGAAGAGAAATTACAAACAATTATAAgggaaaataaagaaaaggaagaaaaagaaagaagaaaatttatTGCGTCGAAGTTAGAAAAGAATAGACAAAAACAAAGTAaagttagtagtaatagTTTCTTATCAAatgatttaattaataatttagaatatacaaataatattgatatgtATAAAACAGAAGAACAAGACATAATAGATGAAAgttttaatacatataaaggTATGCAATTAACCTccaataaaaaagaaaatatacgTATTCTAAATGTAGTTGAACATAAAGTAGATACAAAACCCCATATAAATGTTAATTCTATTTTTGATAAAccaattaatattataataacagAAAATATCATATGTACATTAAGTTCTGAAGGTACTTTATGTGATTTAGATATACAAGGTACATTCAATCTACAaattaataatcataattattcAAAGGTTATAGTTGAATTAGATAATGAATATTCAGAAAAAGCTAAAATACATCCTAtattagataaaaataaatataattctaatatattagaattaaaagataaaagtaaaaatttcAGAATTAATACTATTTATCCATTATTAAAATGGAAAATTAATCATATCAATGATTCTTATATACCTCTTAATATAAGTTGTTGGCCATGTGAAGATAATGAAAGTACATTATTAAGTTtagaaatagaaaataaaagaaataataatgatgaactCATTTATGATCTTAATGTTAATTTAATGTGCCCATCAGCACATAAACCACAAATCATTAGTAATGATAAAGGAATCATAGAACACGATGGTGTCTTATTAGCATGGAAAGTAGATGAACTCAAAAATAATCAATCCTGTCAAATTGAAATGTCTATTCAAGCAAATCCCGAAAGCGTCTTCCCATTTTCCGTGGAGGCTAAATCGAATATGTTGGCCCACAAATTGAAC gTTTTGAAAGTGTACGACGAAGATACGAAGAAAGACATtgaatatgaaataaaaaagaatatcacatatttatttaccaTCAACAAATGA
- a CDS encoding PQ-loop repeat-containing protein, with translation MKGANFNVFSEDFYHKQNLISVLNYFFVYFIIAGACFIKIPQLRKIITKKTAVGLSFMSIYLEIFVATSLIVFSIYEKINFILYVDVILINVQNLILVFFMWKYHKIYSKSVQILKVCFYISFILFTLYVLPKKLVPLLGLSSAPLSCFSKLPQIYLNHKNKNTGNLSLLTYTFILCGNLARIFIILFNIKNQIYLINCGLVSFLNCTILFQIVYYWKNTTKILMQADKIKKK, from the exons ATGAAAGGGGCCAATTTTAATGTATTCTCGGAAGACTTTTATCATAAACAAAATTTAATTTCC GTATTAAATtacttttttgtatatttcatAATCGCTGGAGCTTGTTTCATAAAAATTCCTCAActgagaaaaataataactaaGAAAACTGCAGTGGGTTTGTCTTTTATGTCAATATATTTAGaa atTTTTGTAGCTACGTCATTGATAGTCTTTTCTATATATGAAAAGATAaactttatattatatgttgatgttattttaataa ATGTGCAAAATCTTATATtagttttttttatgtggAAATATCACAAGATATATTCCAAATCTGttcaaatattaaaagtttgtttttatatatcttttatattatttacactCTACGTATTACCAAAAAAGTTAGTTCCTCTTTTAGGTTTATCTTCTGCACCATtaa gTTGCTTTTCAAAATTACCTCAgatttatttaaatcataaaaataaaaacacgGGGAATTTGTCTTTGCtaacatatacatttatCTTGTGCGGAAATTTAGCtagaatatttattattctttttaatataaaaaatcaaatataccta ATTAATTGTGGTCTTGTTTCCTTCTTAAACTGTACCATTTTGTTTCAa ATTGTGTATTATTGGAAAAATACTACAAAGATATTAATGCAAGCGGAcaagattaaaaaaaagtga
- a CDS encoding protein phosphatase PPM8, putative, with product MNYNKLFILLGIIRNNTCKINKNLFYGILCKYHYMYEGRRKEIHTTISKGDKMNMHINVFNNIYKILLGKKLANKKFILLLAFSILAITLDVRYASCSGTEFIERSEEYFPKNNHYEDITVEEHSLSSSDEEDSDDGSYEITYEKLDELNSSYFQRNENHFSMAQFAANSPIEDRCFISNINIEMDYIEPENGTNSMMNNFVEEFMERIYLRIKYIRRDDIHGRHFFNGHNYISGHNYMNRNNNNTEIYGTTQNTNVNNIDSNNEKKFIRVHNDQNNIQDNGVSNVVHNMTEQNQLNEHNNHNPVVRAKTYNSNHGVLSDMSNPSLGLNENYGFKDELHKLSYLDANRILEERLTETRYFSLNSNEYKNFQTSNPNFLFAAVIDGHAGGTIADVARKSLGYYLKKELIEIGVNSKRGGCRERAIVSALKKAHLNFDNDLLNQSKDYFLNGTSKYARTGACSLSVLIDERNYYISNIGDSVGLLIKKHFYLPLNRIHNASEFNEKRKLLEEHPNEEDILVCKICTRDYKTVNNNNTYELCKTPFHLLSHHYDNCYVKGRLQPTRSFGDFHLKKKMFAYSVDGTRLFVPEPHSFPYISAEPELRVMKKHPDDQFIVLMSDGVYEFLNHAQVINVIKTYGASPERAAKELINRVLEAAAYSSGMTMKQLLNLDPSIRRNFYDDVSVVVIKLN from the coding sequence ATGAactataataaattattcatattattaggAATAATTAGAAATAATACatgtaaaattaataaaaatttattttatggtatattatgtaaatatcattatatgtatgaaGGAAGAAGAAAAGAGATACATACAACAATATCAAAAGGtgataaaatgaatatgcATATTAAcgtttttaataatatatataagatattaCTTGGAAAAAAGTTGGCAAACaagaaatttatattactCTTAGCCTTTTCGATATTAGCGATAACACTAGATGTAAGATATGCATCATGTAGTGGAACAGAATTTATAGAAAGATCTGAAGAATATTTTCCtaaaaataatcattatGAAGATATAACTGTAGAAGAGCATTCTTTAAGTAGTAGTGATGAAGAGGATTCAGATGATGGCAGTTATGAAATAACATATGAAAAACTTGATGAGTTGAATAGTTCATATTTTCAAAGGAATGAGAATCATTTTTCTATGGCTCAATTTGCAGCAAATTCACCTATTGAAGATAGATGTTTCATatctaatataaatattgaaaTGGATTATATCGAGCCAGAAAATGGCACAAATAGCATGATGAATAATTTTGTAGAAGAATTTATGGAAAGGATCTACTTAAGAATTAAATACATTAGAAGAGATGATATACATGGAagacatttttttaatggtcataattatataagcggacataattatatgaatagaaataataataacactGAAATTTATGGTACAACTCAAAATactaatgtaaataatatagattcaaataatgaaaaaaaatttattaggGTACATAACGATCAAAATAATATCCAAGACAATGGTGTATCAAATGTAGTTCACAATATGACAGAACAAAATCAACTCAATGAACACAATAATCATAATCCTGTTGTTAGGgcaaaaacatataattctAATCATGGTGTATTAAGTGATATGTCAAATCCTTCCTTAGGGCTTAACGAAAATTATGGATTTAAAGATGAACTACataaattatcatatttgGATGCAAATAGAATACTCGAAGAAAGATTAACTGAAACACGTTATTTTAGCCTTAATagtaatgaatataaaaattttcaaaCTTCTAATCCGAACTTTTTGTTTGCTGCAGTGATTGATGGTCATGCAGGAGGAACAATTGCTGATGTAGCAAGGAAATCATTAGgatattatttgaaaaaagaattaatcgAAATAGGAGTAAATTCTAAACGTGGTGGATGTAGAGAACGTGCTATTGTGTCTGCTTTAAAAAAGGCACATTTAAATTTTGATAATGATCTTTTAAATCAGAGTAaggattattttttaaatggtACATCCAAGTATGCTAGAACAGGTGCATGTTCTTTAAGTGTACTTATAGATGAacgaaattattatataagtaATATTGGAGATTCTGTAggtttattaattaaaaaacatttttatcttcCATTAAATAGAATACATAATGCTAGTgaatttaatgaaaaaagaaaattattagaAGAACATCCaaatgaagaagatataTTAGTATGTAAAATATGTACTCGAGATTATAAAactgttaataataataatacatatgaatTATGTAAAACACCTTTTCATCTCTTATCACATCATTATGATAATTGTTATGTTAAAGGTAGATTACAACCAACCAGAAGCTTTGGagattttcatttaaaaaagaaaatgtttGCATATAGTGTTGATGGTACAAGATTATTTGTACCAGAACCCCATTCTTTTCCTTATATTTCAGCAGAACCAGAACTACGTGTTATGAAAAAACATCCAGATGATCAATTCATTGTCTTGATGTCTGATGGTGTTTATGAATTCTTAAATCATGCTCAAGTTATTAATGTCATTAAAACATATGGTGCATCTCCTGAACGTGCGGCAAAAGAATTAATTAATAGAGTTCTGGAAGCAGCAGCTTATAGTAGTGGTATGACAATGAAGCAACTTCTTAATCTTGATCCTTCAATAAGAAGAAATTTTTATGATGATGTAtctgttgttgttattaaatTGAATTAA